One region of Thalassophryne amazonica chromosome 16, fThaAma1.1, whole genome shotgun sequence genomic DNA includes:
- the alkbh7 gene encoding alpha-ketoglutarate-dependent dioxygenase alkB homolog 7, mitochondrial: MKALLASKLVHVGSLRCVSSVLWIQDLVVGSNPELVLSLGSQAEVRTEFVTEEEEEAFLRELEPGLRKKRYEFDHWDDAIHGYRETERVTWGAQCMNTLKRMQSVAFAEGSSVLGPVHILDLDKTGYIKPHIDSIKFCGNTITGLSLLSDSVMRLIKEGVTGEWMDLLLPRRSLYILRDQVRYNFTHEILKDEESVFNGHRVPRQRRISVICRNLPD, encoded by the exons ATGAAAGCGTTGTTAGCATCTAAACTAGTCCACGTCGGCAGTCTGCGGTGTGTGAGCAGTGTGTTATGGATTCAGGACCTGGTGGTGGGTTCGAACCCAGAGCTGGTTCTGAGTCTCGGCTCGCAGGCGGAGGTCAGGACGGAGTTCGTcactgaagaggaggaggaagcatTTTTACGAGAGCTGGAACCCGGACTGAGGAAGAAACGCTACGAATTCGATCACTGGGATGAC GCTATTCATGGGTATAGAGAGACTGAACGTGTGACATGGGGAGCACAATGTATGAACACCTTAAAGCGCATGCAATCTGTAGCGTTTGCTGAGGGCAGCTCAGTCCTTGGGCCTGTGCACATTTTAGATCTGGACAAAACCGGCTACATCAAACCTCACATCGATAGCATCAAG TTCTGTGGCAACACCATCACTGGATTGAGTCTCCTGTCAGACAGCGTTATGCGCCTCATCAAGGAAGGTGTTACAGGTGAATGGATGGACTTGCTGCTGCCACGGCGCTCTCTCTACATACTGAG GGACCAAGTGAGATACAACTTCACACATGAGATCTTGAAAGATGAAGAGTCAGTGTTTAACGGACACAGAGTTCCTCGTCAGCGTCGTATCTCAGTTATCTGCCGAAACCTTCCCGACTAA